One window from the genome of Saccharomyces mikatae IFO 1815 strain IFO1815 genome assembly, chromosome: 4 encodes:
- the MFG1 gene encoding Mfg1p (similar to Saccharomyces cerevisiae YDL233W; ancestral locus Anc_2.32), translated as MYQGPPQPPPQAVPIPFVVNNNTPYPSGNINFPPTAQQSIPPTVYPQQVPFSGQPQGGQFPQPSPDQQVFSQPPQVTQSFHSSTQNVSATGGANSGSMPVYTPVTSIPHPMATAATAGTSLQRSMSQTSLPMLLVPYHIRKYLSNLAMLKLYEIINEINTAVGTIGLLSFWTELISGIFTPDAVIRYSKKSMTDYREFEFIIPVFSVICSTLGRFGIVRMEIKVLQLKTQVLSNSTIFFNCPRASFVYYYPDGSYITHFAQIKGAFDLDLKINWLDISMHSFVPDIEWNAVERLFSDETKSVEIEQIFSKLKQDDVKDQGNSFAENDGANVPRNFEAITQLRSYFDVFRNVSVFGTQEGLMRVMQISTVMSTLKKLRKFQIEKNIDSPVTALSAYIDADKDIGNEPLHTKRRRNSGISPHTTTLVPNSTSNTINDEPSTSDVNDINNEVMKKKKKF; from the coding sequence ATGTATCAAGGCCCACCACAACCGCCTCCCCAAGCTGTGCCGATTCCGTTCGTTGTAAATAACAACACTCCCTATCCTAGTGGAAATATTAACTTCCCTCCCACCGCGCAACAGAGTATACCGCCCACAGTATATCCACAACAAGTACCGTTCTCAGGTCAGCCACAGGGGGGTCAATTTCCACAGCCTTCACCTGACCAGCAAGTGTTCAGCCAACCACCACAAGTGACTCAATCTTTCCACAGCTCTACACAGAATGTCAGTGCAACCGGAGGTGCAAACAGCGGGTCTATGCCAGTGTATACACCCGTAACATCCATTCCTCATCCCATGGCAACGGCAGCAACGGCAGGTACATCTCTGCAACGATCTATGTCCCAGACGTCTTTACCAATGCTACTCGTTCCATACCatataagaaaatatttatcTAACCTAGCAATGTTAAAATTGTACgaaataataaatgaaattaATACGGCGGTGGGTACGATTGGTCTGCTTTCATTCTGGACAGAACTTATATCAGGTATTTTTACCCCTGATGCTGTTATTAGATACAGCAAAAAGTCTATGACAGATTACAGagaatttgaatttattaTCCCGGTGTTCTCGGTAATTTGCTCCACACTAGGCAGATTTGGCATTGTAAGAATGGAAATTAAAGTACTACAATTGAAAACACAGGTTCTAAGTAATTccacaatttttttcaactgtcCCCGTGCCTCATTTGTTTATTACTATCCTGATGGTTCATATATCACGCATTTCGCACAGATAAAAGGTGCTTTCGACTTGGACCTGAAAATTAATTGGTTGGATATATCGATGCATAGTTTTGTCCCTGATATTGAATGGAATGCAGTGGAGAGGCTTTTTAGTGATGAAACCAAGTCGGTagaaattgaacaaatattttccaaattgAAACAAGATGATGTCAAAGATCAAGGTAATTCTTTCGCAGAAAACGATGGAGCGAATGTACCTCGAAACTTTGAAGCCATAACTCAACTAAGATCATATTTTGACGTATTTAGAAACGTATCCGTATTCGGCACTCAAGAGGGGTTGATGAGGGTCATGCAAATTAGTACTGTCATGTCTACTCTGAAGAAACTTCGAAAGTtccaaattgaaaaaaacattgatAGTCCTGTGACTGCCCTAAGTGCGTATATTGACGCCGATAAGGACATTGGGAACGAGCCCTTACATACAAAAAGGCGACGCAACAGTGGTATCTCTCCTCACACCACAACATTGGTACCAAACAGTACTTCCAATACGATCAATGATGAGCCTTCAACCAGTGATGTAAATGATATTAACAATGaagtgatgaagaagaaaaagaagttcTAA
- the OST4 gene encoding olichyl-diphosphooligosaccharide--protein glycotransferase OST4 (similar to Saccharomyces cerevisiae OST4 (YDL232W); ancestral locus Anc_2.37) — MISDEQLNSLAITFGVVMMTLIVVYHAIDSTMSPKK; from the coding sequence ATGATCTCGGATGAACAGTTGAACTCCTTGGCCATCACCTTCGGTGTCGTGATGATGACTTTGATTGTCGTTTACCATGCTATCGACTCTACCATGTCTCCTAAGAAGTAA
- the BRE4 gene encoding Bre4p (similar to Saccharomyces cerevisiae BRE4 (YDL231C); ancestral locus Anc_2.38): MNRYERDRSPTPDPDIVKGSYSQTSLRSIHELNYKQPTGISEHNFVGSPQQSVASLSQMRLENLTKDKHWEEVEDFGLEELRDGFFDAAFTKPDGKARFLNSGVDDEIGSAGKNLQSTFAKFSQYMWTVIYRPIVHFPRDLRENGVSIFKFFIAYFIAIVICVIRPSGKWIGHEFRYFLPIAVLIHHPVRNIGVQLEMTASSIIGASFGLGWSALAWYVSTATKPTANYQGGILFQSLTMALLFAIWLRSIYRRFFYFTTSFSISIIFTHTVRLASSKLDLKWQIFWDFGISYLFGLLLSLLVCVCVSPHSGNAELMEHYNECLQTSKAFLMTLVDTELIKSKEKVHLAQVKMVKTLNIDLSQGFRDFVNQLTISRFDLQSLKSLRNSLTAMETSLRVLPIAPKIFNDVELKKMYQELEKYRSDSISPSKEASASSESSAVPTRENTPNAFKPVGSGFLKNEIYINALKASFSKSIFNLILEMIFVLENLSRVLKKFESPHQKNNLDECVKILCHSHSKLKRKIYKLDVCYKDFVNSSFFSQELLNDEESVDIFLFLRYLRNSARQLVTVIHDCQVLGENIHWRIALPSYPLSRALTRLPKQCVLDEGAGNVLHYFEAKRDVDEIFERVYNTYTSRHKYNKGEEELKLDSKDGDKKSQSGNNHVVSIRAIDHNDFNFHTTQNPWRFKLWKLSRVLSGDECKWTLKVTFCMIFLCLPTWLPESYRWYQEYHCWWAPLTFYLLAHRRYSGKWTLVMRRLICGIVGIFWGWAANQSRHFGSPYVICTFAGLIVVPFSINFLVYRNTKSSFTALMCFTVIALEPYSKPERQYNLTTAGIWKSTWVTGLALIIGILVSIPINWIVWPFRARTELRDSISSLLAHLGQSYQTVADRYLYRDADDAPTDLTFAFSHIREVRLTQSLEAIRELLKKARQEPIIISNFNPDKYSSLIDSCQFLLSKIIEARISGAFFEIWDQDFDIETTRALLSLRRDSVSSVIFIFYILSNCFRSKNKIPRYLPNPIMSRKKLYHFIKKFSEMKDQSHSNINSGCNSMEKNLFKKIYHQKISSSGQQQLPLPSVANSSEIDSEKMHWTEVHGIAFARAFTDISEALYQVESCAKDILGEENF; the protein is encoded by the coding sequence ATGAATAGATATGAGCGTGATCGAAGTCCCACTCCTGATCCTGATATTGTCAAGGGTTCGTATTCCCAAACGTCACTTAGGTCAATACATGAACTTAACTATAAGCAGCCAACTGGCATAAGCGAGCACAACTTTGTGGGAAGTCCGCAACAGTCGGTGGCATCTTTGTCACAAATGCGGCTGGAAAATTTGACTAAGGACAAACATTGGGAGGAAGTGGAAGACTTTGGGCTGGAAGAGTTGAGAGACGGGTTTTTCGATGCTGCTTTTACCAAACCAGATGGCAAAGCTAGATTTCTTAACAGCGGTGTTGATGACGAGATAGGCTCTGCAGGGAAAAATTTGCAGTCAACTTTTGCCAAGTTTTCGCAATACATGTGGACTGTCATCTACAGGCCGATCGTCCATTTTCCTAGGGATCTCAGGGAGAATGGTGTATCTAtattcaagtttttcattGCCTATTTCATTGCAATCGTGATTTGCGTTATCAGACCTTCTGGTAAGTGGATTGGCCATGAGTTCAGATATTTCCTCCCCATCGCAGTGCTTATACATCATCCGGTCAGAAACATTGGTGTTCAGTTGGAAATGACTGCAAGCTCCATAATCGGTGCAAGTTTTGGCCTTGGATGGTCTGCTTTGGCTTGGTACGTTTCTACAGCGACAAAACCAACTGCCAATTACCAAGGAGGTattttatttcaaagtCTTACCATGGCCCTCTTGTTTGCCATTTGGCTAAGGTCCATTTATCGTCGgtttttctatttcacAACTTCGTTTTCCATCTCAATTATATTCACCCATACAGTTCGTTTGGCCTCGTCTAAGCTTGATTTGAAATGGCAGATATTTTGGGATTTTGGAATTTCCTACCTATTTGGCCTTTTACTATCCCTCTTGGTTTGTGTCTGTGTATCACCACACAGTGGTAATGCCGAATTGATGGAACATTATAACGAGTGTCTACAAACTTCAAAGGCTTTTTTAATGACGTTAGTAGATACTGAGTTGATCAAATCCAAAGAGAAAGTACACCTGGCCCAAGTAAAAATGGTGAAAACCCTAAATATTGATCTATCTCAAGGATTTAGGGATTTCGTTAATCAATTGACAATTTCCAGATTTGATCTTCAATCTTTGAAGAGCTTAAGAAATTCCCTAACTGCAATGGAAACTTCTCTAAGAGTGTTGCCTATTGCTCcgaaaattttcaatgatgttgaattgaagaaaatgtatcaagaattggaaaagtaTAGATCAGACTCCATTAGTCCAAGCAAAGAGGCAAGTGCCAGTTCTGAATCTTCGGCCGTTCcaacaagagaaaatacGCCCAACGCCTTCAAACCAGTTGGCTCGGGATTCTTGAAGAATGAGATCTACATCAATGCCCTTAAAGCatccttttccaaaagcATCTTCAATTTAATACTGGAGATGATCTTCGTTCTGGAGAATCTATCCAGagtactaaaaaaattcgaaTCTCcacatcaaaaaaataatttggaTGAATGCGTTAAGATATTGTGTCACTCACATTCTAAATTAAAGAGGAAAATCTATAAACTAGATGTTTGTTACAAGGATTTCGTTAAttctagttttttttcacagGAACTGttaaatgatgaagagtCTGttgacatttttctttttttaagatACCTCAGAAACTCCGCAAGGCAATTAGTCACTGTCATCCATGACTGTCAAGTTCTTGGCGAAAATATTCACTGGAGAATAGCTCTTCCATCCTATCCGCTCTCTCGTGCTCTGACGAGATTACCCAAACAGTGTGTTCTCGATGAAGGTGCAGGGAATGTTCTCCATTATTTTGAAGCCAAACGTGACGTCGATGAGATATTTGAAAGGGTTTACAACACTTACACATCTAGACATAAGTATAACAAAGGCGAAGAGGAATTGAAACTCGATTCAAAAGACGGTGACAAAAAATCGCAGAGCGGTAATAACCATGTCGTTTCTATAAGAGCAATTGATCACAATGACTTTAACTTTCATACTACTCAAAATCCTTGGAGGTTTAAATTATGGAAATTAAGCAGGGTTTTATCTGGCGATGAGTGTAAATGGACGTTAAAAGTTACTTTTTGCATGATATTTTTGTGCTTACCAACTTGGTTGCCTGAATCCTATCGCTGGTATCAAGAATACCATTGTTGGTGGGCGCCGCTaacattttatttgttaGCACATAGAAGGTACTCGGGTAAATGGACGCTGGTAATGAGAAGACTAATCTGTGGAATAGTAGGTATCTTTTGGGGGTGGGCTGCAAACCAATCCAGACATTTCGGTAGCCCATACGTGATTTGTACATTTGCCGGACTGATCGTGGTTCCTTTTAGCATCAACTTTCTTGTCTATAGAAATACCAAATCGAGCTTCACTGCGCTAATGTGCTTTACAGTGATTGCTCTTGAACCGTACAGCAAGCCTGAGAGACAGTATAATTTAACCACCGCTGGAATATGGAAAAGTACGTGGGTTACCGGATTAGCACTTATAATCGGGATATTGGTTTCCATTCCAATCAACTGGATAGTGTGGCCCTTTAGAGCTAGAACAGAACTAAGAGATAGTATTTCATCCTTACTAGCACATTTGGGACAATCTTACCAAACTGTGGCTGACCGTTATTTATACAGGGATGCAGACGATGCACCCACTGATTTAACTTTTGCCTTTTCTCACATTCGTGAAGTCAGACTGACTCAAAGCCTTGAAGCAATTAgagaacttttgaaaaaggcaCGTCAAGAGCCGATTATTATCTCCAACTTTAATCCTGACAAGTACTCAAGTCTGATAGATTCATGTCAATTCTTGTTATCCAAGATAATTGAAGCTAGAATCTCAGgtgctttttttgaaatttgggACCAGgattttgatattgaaactACGAGAGCTTTACTATCGTTACGGAGGGACAGTGTTTCATCAgtgattttcattttttacatCTTATCCAATTGTTTCAGGTCAAAAAACAAGATCCCGCGATACTTACCAAATCCAATTATGTCACGTAAAAAACTTTACCACTTCATTAAGAAGTTCAGTGAAATGAAGGACCAATCACATTCAAATATAAACTCAGGATGCAACTCCATGGAGAAGAATCTatttaagaaaatataCCACCAGAAGATTTCAAGTTCAGGGCAACAACAGTTACCACTACCCTCTGTTGCCAACAGCTCTGAAATAGATAGTGAGAAAATGCATTGGACCGAAGTTCATGGCATTGCATTTGCAAGAGCTTTTACGGATATTTCCGAAGCTCTGTACCAGGTAGAGAGCTGTGCAAAAGATATACTAGGCGAAGAAAATTTCTAG
- the PTP1 gene encoding tyrosine protein phosphatase PTP1 (similar to Saccharomyces cerevisiae PTP1 (YDL230W); ancestral locus Anc_2.39), whose amino-acid sequence MATEPWYIRQRDTDLLGKFKFIQNQEDGRLREATNGTVNSRWSLGASIESRNDARNRYVNIMPYERNRVHLKTLSGNDYINASYVKVDVPGQSIEPGYYIATQGPTRKTWEQFWQMCYHNCPLDNIVIVMVTPLVEYNREKCYQYWPRGGAGDMVRIAPQWQNPGGASDMTQFPSDLKIEFVNVHKVKDYYTVTDIKLTPADPSVGPVKTVHHFYFDLWKDMNKPEEVVPIMELCAHSHSLNSRGNPIVVHCSAGVGRTGTFIALDHLMHDTLDFKSSTKSTRHPIEATEEYKRDLIEQIVLQLRSQRMKMVQTKDQFLFIYHAAKYLKSLSAK is encoded by the coding sequence ATGGCTACAGAACCATGGTATATTAGGCAGCGTGATACAGATCTGCTCGGCAAATTTAAGTTTATACAGAATCAAGAAGACGGGCGATTAAGGGAAGCTACGAACGGCACAGTGAATTCCCGATGGTCACTAGGGGCCAGTATAGAATCTCGTAACGACGCTAGAAACAGGTACGTGAATATAATGCCGTATGAAAGAAACCGCGTCCATCTGAAGACTTTGTCCGGAAATGATTACATCAATGCTTCGTACGTCAAAGTGGATGTCCCTGGACAGAGTATCGAACCAGGATACTACATTGCCACACAAGGTCCCACGCGAAAAACGTGGGAGCAGTTTTGGCAGATGTGTTATCACAATTGTCCTTTGGACAACATTGTCATTGTCATGGTTACTCCCCTAGTCGAGTATAACAGAGAGAAGTGCTATCAGTACTGGCCTCGCGGTGGTGCGGGCGATATGGTTAGAATCGCTCCACAATGGCAAAACCCAGGTGGTGCCAGTGACATGACTCAGTTTCCTTCCGACTTGAAAATAGAGTTCGTCAATGTACACAAGGTGAAGGACTATTATACGGTCACCGACATTAAATTGACACCTGCGGACCCTAGCGTTGGTCCGGTAAAGACAGTACATCACTTCTACTTCGATCTTTGGAAGGATATGAACAAACCGGAGGAAGTGGTCCCCATAATGGAATTATGCGCTCATTCTCATAGTTTGAATTCCCGTGGGAACCCTATTGTTGTGCACTGTTCTGCAGGTGTGGGAAGAACAGGGACATTCATTGCTTTAGACCATCTCATGCATGACACATTGGATTTTAAAAGTAGTACAAAAAGTACGAGGCATCCAATTGAAGCTACGGAGGAGTACAAACGGGATTTGATCGAACAGATCGTGTTACAATTGCGTTCGCAAAGAATGAAGATGGTGCAGACAAAGGATCAGTTCTTATTTATCTACCACGCCGCCAAATATCTCAAAAGTCTTTCGGCTAAATAG
- the SSB1 gene encoding Hsp70 family ATPase SSB1 (similar to Saccharomyces cerevisiae SSB1 (YDL229W) and SSB2 (YNL209W); ancestral locus Anc_2.41) has product MAEGVFQGAIGIDLGTTYSCVATYESSVEIIANEQGNRVTPSFVAFTPEERLIGDAAKNQAALNPRNTVFDAKRLIGRRFDDESVQKDMKTWPFKVIDVDGNPVIEVQYLEETKTFSPQEISAMVLTKMKEIAEAKIGKKVEKAVITVPAYFNDAQRQATKDAGAISGLNVLRIINEPTAAAIAYGLGAGKSEKERHVLIFDLGGGTFDVSLLHIAGGVYTVKSTSGNTHLGGQDFDTNLLEHFKAEFKKKTGLDISDDARALRRLRTAAERAKRTLSSVTQTTVEVDSLFDGEDFESSLTRARFEDLNAPLFKSTLEPVEQVLKDAKISKSQIDEVVLVGGSTRIPKVQKLLSDFFDGKQLEKSINPDEAVAYGAAVQGAILTGQSTSDETKDLLLLDVAPLSLGVGMQGDMFGIVVPRNTTVPTIKRRTFTTCADNQTTVQFPVYQGERVNCKENTLLGEFDLKNIPMMPAGEPVLEAIFEVDANGILKVTAVEKSTGKSSNITISNAVGRLSSEEIEKMVNQAEEFKAADEAFAKKHEARQRLESYVASIEQTVTDPVLSSKLKRGSKSKIEAALSDALAALQIEDPSADELRKAEVGLKRVVTKAMSSR; this is encoded by the coding sequence ATGGCTGAAGGTGTTTTCCAAGGTGCTATCGGTATCGATTTAGGTACAACCTACTCTTGTGTTGCTACTTACGAATCCTCCGTTGAAATTATTGCCAACGAACAAGGTAACAGAGTCACCCCATCTTTTGTTGCTTTCACTCCAGAAGAAAGATTGATTGGTGATGCTGCCAAGAACCAAGCTGCTTTGAACCCAAGAAACACTGTTTTCGATGCTAAGCGTTTGATTGGTAGAAGATTCGACGACGAGTCTGTTCAAAAGGACATGAAGACCTGGCCTTTCAAGGTTATCGATGTTGACGGTAACCCAGTCATTGAAGTTCAATACTTGGAAGAAACTAAAACTTTCTCCCCACAAGAAATTTCCGCTATGGTTTTGACCAAGATGAAGGAAATCGCTGAAGCCAAGATTGGTAAGAAGGTTGAAAAAGCTGTCATTACCGTCCCAGCTTACTTTAACGATGCCCAAAGACAAGCTACCAAGGATGCTGGTGCCATTTCTGGTTTGAACGTTTTGCGTATCATCAACGAACCTACTGCCGCTGCTATTGCTTACGGTCTAGGTGCTGGTAAGTCCGAAAAGGAAAGACACGTTTTGATTTTCGATTTGGGTGGTGGTACTTTCGATGTTTCCTTATTGCACATTGCTGGTGGTGTTTACACTGTTAAATCTACTTCCGGTAACACCCATTTGGGTGGTCAAGATTTCGACACCAACTTGTTGGAACACTTCAAGGCCGaattcaagaagaagactGGTTTGGACATCTCCGACGATGCCAGAGCTTTGAGAAGATTAAGAACCGCTGCTGAAAGAGCTAAGAGAACTTTATCTTCTGTCACTCAAACTACCGTTGAAGTTGACTCCTTGTTCGATGGTGAAGATTTCGAATCCTCTTTGACTAGAGCTAGATTTGAAGACTTAAACGCTCCATTGTTCAAGTCTACTTTGGAACCTGTTGAACAAGTTTTGAAGGATGCTAAGATCTCCAAGTCTCAAATTGACGAAGTTGTCTTGGTTGGTGGTTCTACCAGAATTCCAAAGGTCCAAAAGTTGTTGTCTGACTTCTTCGATGGTAAGcaattggaaaaatctATTAACCCAGATGAAGCTGTTGCATACGGTGCTGCTGTTCAAGGTGCTATCTTGACCGGTCAATCCACTTCCGATGAAACCAAAGACTTGTTGTTGCTAGATGTTGCTCCATTATCTCTAGGTGTCGGTATGCAAGGTGACATGTTTGGTATTGTTGTCCCAAGAAACACTACTGTTCCAACTATCAAGAGAAGAACTTTCACCACTTGTGCTGACAACCAAACCACAGTTCAATTCCCAGTTTACCAAGGTGAACGTGTCAATTGTAAGGAAAACACTTTGTTGGGTGAATTcgatttgaaaaacatcCCAATGATGCCAGCTGGTGAACCAGTCTTGGAGGCTATCTTCGAAGTTGATGCTAACGGTATCTTGAAGGTTACTGCCGTCGAAAAGTCCACCGGTAAGTCCTCTAACATTACTATCTCTAACGCTGTCGGTAGATTGTCTTCTGAAGAAATCGAAAAGATGGTTAACCAAGCCGAAGAGTTTAAGGCTGCTGATGAAGCTTTCGCTAAGAAGCACGAAGCCAGACAAAGATTGGAATCTTACGTTGCTTCCATTGAACAAACTGTCACCGACCCAGTCTTGTCTTCTAAATTGAAGAGAGGTTCTAAGTCCAAGATCGAAGCTGCTTTGTCTGATGCTTTGGCTGCTTTGCAAATCGAAGACCCATCTGCCGATGAGTTGAGAAAGGCTGAAGTTGGTTTGAAGAGAGTTGTCACCAAGGCCATGTCTTCTCGTTAA
- the HO gene encoding Hop (similar to Saccharomyces cerevisiae HO (YDL227C); ancestral locus Anc_2.42), whose product MLSENTTILMANGEIKDIANVTVNSFVMCTDGSAARVENVTQSYQKIYNIQQKTKHRAFEGEPGRLDPRRRTVYQRLAFQCTAGHKLSVRVPTKPLLEKSGRNATKYKVRWRNLQQCQTMDGRIITVPKNHHKTFPMTVDGEYAAKRFIEEMERSKGDYFNFDIEVRDLDYLDAQLRISSCIRFSPVVTGNGVLSKFLTGCNDLVTPAVKSMAWMLGLWLGDGTTKEPEISVDSLDPKLMESLREHAKTWGLYLTVCDDHSPLRAKHVRLHYGDGPGENKKTRNLRKNNPFWKAVTTLKFKRDLDGEKQIPEFMYGEHIEVREAFLAGLIDSDGYVVKKGEGPESYKIAIQTVYSSIMDGIVHISRSLGMSATVTTRSAREEIIEGRKVQCQFTYDCNVAGGTTLQNVLSYCRSGHKTREAPITVKRNPVYFGFTDDFQGEGTVYGLVIEGHKNYLLGNKIEVKSCGGCCVGEQLKISQRKNLKHCIACPRKGIKYFYKDWSGKNRVCARCYGRYKFSGHHCINCKYVPEAREVKKAKDKGEKLGITPEGLPVKGPECLKCGGILQFDAVRGPHKSCSTNAGVRIC is encoded by the coding sequence ATGCTTTCTGAGAACACAACTATCCTGATGGCAAATGGTGAAATTAAAGATATAGCAAATGTCACTGTTAACTCTTTTGTTATGTGCACAGATGGCTCTGCCGCCCGCGTTGAAAACGTCACACAGAGTTACCAGAAAATTTATAATATTCAGCAAAAAACAAAGCACAGAGCTTTTGAAGGTGAACCTGGGAGGTTAGACCCTAGACGTAGAACAGTTTATCAGCGCCTTGCCTTTCAATGCACTGCAGGCCATAAATTATCAGTTAGGGTACCTACTAAACCattgttggaaaaaagtgGTAGAAATGCCACGAAATATAAAGTGAGATGGAGAAACCTACAGCAATGTCAGACAATGGACGgaagaataataacagtTCCAAAAAACCATCACAAGACATTTCCGATGACTGTAGATGGCGAATATGCGGCGAAGCGCTTTATAGAAGAAATGGAGCGCTCAAAAGGAGATTATTTCAactttgatattgaagTCAGAGATTTAGACTACCTGGATGCTCAATTGAGAATTTCCAGTTGCATACGTTTCAGTCCCGTTGTCACAGGAAATGGAGTTCTATCTAAATTTCTCACAGGATGCAACGACCTTGTGACTCCTGCCGTGAAAAGTATGGCTTGGATGCTGGGTTTATGGCTAGGTGACGGTACAACAAAGGAACCAGAGATCTCAGTAGATAGTTTGGACCCTAAACTAATGGAGAGTTTAAGAGAACATGCTAAAACTTGGGGTCTCTACCTCACAGTCTGTGATGATCATAGCCCTCTGCGTGCCAAACACGTAAGACTTCATTATGGCGATGGTCCAGgtgaaaacaagaagacTAGGAATTTAAGGAAAAATAACCCATTTTGGAAAGCTGTCACcactttgaaatttaaaAGGGATCTTGATGGAGAAAAGCAGATTCCGGAATTTATGTACGGTGAGCATATAGAAGTTCGTGAGGCATTCTTGGCCGGCTTGATTGATTCAGATGGATACGTCGTGAAAAAGGGCGAAGGTCCAGAATCTTATAAGATAGCGATTCAAACTGTTTACTCATCTATTATGGACGGAATTGTTCATATTTCAAGGTCTCTTGGAATGTCTGCCACTGTGACAACCAGATCAGCTAGGGAGGAGATTAttgaaggaagaaaagtcCAATGTCAATTTACGTATGATTGTAATGTTGCTGGAGGAACAACATTACAAAACGTTTTGTCATATTGCCGAAGTGGTCATAAAACAAGGGAAGCTCCCATAACTGTGAAAAGAAATCCTGTATATTTTGGGTTCACAGATGATTTTCAAGGTGAGGGTACCGTATATGGCCTTGTCATAGAGGGCCATAAGAATTATTTGCTAGGTAATAAAATAGAAGTGAAATCATGTGGTGGCTGTTGTGTGGGTGAACAACTTAAAATAtcacaaaggaaaaatttgaagcaCTGTATTGCCTGCCCAAGAAAGGGAAttaaatatttttataaagATTGGAGTGGTAAAAATCGAGTATGTGCTAGATGTTATGGAAGATACAAGTTCAGTGGTCATCACTGTATAAATTGCAAGTACGTACCCGAGGCACGTGAAGTGAAAAAGGCAAAGGATAAAGGTGAGAAATTGGGTATAACTCCTGAAGGCTTGCCAGTTAAAGGGCCAGAATGTTTGAAATGTGGTGGAATTCTACAGTTTGATGCTGTCCGTGGGCCACATAAGAGTTGTAGTACTAATGCTGGGGTTAGAATTTGTTAG